From a region of the Paenibacillus lutimineralis genome:
- the flgL gene encoding flagellar hook-associated protein FlgL — MRVTGSMQNLQLLKNLRNINTAMTQGQQQLATGERISKPSDNPVGVTYQMRYDTDLARSDVFMSNANTGYEILSTMDSLLQQSSDVLKRVRTLGLQASNGTYDAEQRKTIASEIRQLKEQLVTIGNSTYNGKYLFNGQKTDQTPYTVDGAANEPTDPGQFYLNVSPAVKVPVSLTGEVVFGQAGSDNTFKALDDLINALENNNVSGISASVEKIDASADRLNISWSEIGARMNRFELMQNRIANEQVNLNGQRANVADVDFSQAIMDLKMKENVLQAALSTGARIMQTSLIDFMR; from the coding sequence ATGCGCGTAACAGGATCAATGCAGAATCTGCAACTGCTGAAAAACCTACGAAATATTAATACAGCAATGACGCAAGGCCAGCAGCAACTGGCGACAGGAGAAAGAATCAGCAAGCCTAGCGACAATCCCGTCGGCGTAACCTACCAAATGCGTTACGACACAGACTTAGCCAGAAGTGATGTCTTCATGTCCAATGCTAATACAGGCTACGAGATTCTCTCTACAATGGACTCGCTGTTGCAGCAAAGCTCAGATGTTCTAAAACGGGTACGTACACTTGGACTTCAGGCGAGCAACGGCACTTACGATGCGGAGCAAAGAAAGACGATTGCATCCGAGATAAGACAGCTTAAGGAGCAATTAGTGACGATCGGCAACAGTACGTATAACGGAAAGTATCTGTTTAATGGACAGAAGACAGATCAGACTCCTTATACGGTAGATGGAGCGGCAAATGAGCCGACTGATCCTGGTCAGTTTTACTTGAATGTCAGTCCTGCTGTAAAAGTACCAGTAAGCTTAACTGGTGAAGTTGTATTTGGCCAAGCGGGATCTGATAACACGTTCAAGGCGCTGGATGATCTCATTAATGCGCTTGAGAACAATAACGTGTCGGGCATCTCAGCGAGCGTTGAGAAAATTGATGCTTCTGCAGATCGGTTAAATATCAGCTGGTCCGAAATCGGAGCACGGATGAATCGTTTTGAATTAATGCAGAACCGGATTGCTAATGAGCAGGTAAACCTGAATGGACAAAGAGCCAATGTAGCAGATGTAGACTTCTCGCAGGCAATTATGGATCTGAAGATGAAGGAGAATGTTCTGCAAGCGGCTCTATCGACAGGAGCCCGGATTATGCAGACCTCATTGATTGATTTTATGAGATAA
- a CDS encoding flagellar protein FlgN — MSEIEALIGSLDDLSEQYDVLLDIMQQKKAAIIANNYDDLVQVLSRESKLVKGIQSREEQIQTSAQQFLQSKGIKSRLELTITDILRLVFDPEEKQRLSSSQQRIGGQLEKLKRANELNQELIGQSLQFIEFSLNLMSGGFDEESTYAPPQSQEKKTSSRSNFDIRT; from the coding sequence ATGTCAGAGATCGAAGCGTTGATTGGTTCGTTGGACGATCTAAGTGAGCAGTACGATGTTTTACTCGATATCATGCAGCAGAAGAAAGCAGCCATTATTGCGAATAATTACGATGATTTGGTGCAGGTCTTGTCGAGAGAGTCAAAATTAGTCAAAGGAATTCAGTCCAGAGAAGAACAGATTCAAACCTCCGCACAGCAGTTTTTGCAGTCCAAGGGAATCAAATCAAGGCTGGAGCTTACAATTACGGATATTCTCCGCTTAGTGTTTGATCCTGAAGAGAAGCAGAGACTCTCTTCCAGCCAGCAGCGGATCGGCGGACAACTTGAGAAGCTCAAACGAGCCAATGAATTGAATCAAGAGCTGATTGGACAATCACTCCAATTTATCGAATTTTCTCTGAATTTGATGTCTGGCGGATTCGATGAGGAGAGTACCTATGCACCCCCGCAAAGTCAGGAGAAAAAAACTTCATCTCGTAGCAATTTCGATATCAGAACATAA
- the csrA gene encoding carbon storage regulator CsrA: MLVLKRKIGESVMIGDQIQVQILGIEGDQIKLGFVAPKDIQILRQELYAGIAAENIAAKEQSSVIQPEQILSLLKNFKL, translated from the coding sequence ATGCTTGTTCTAAAACGGAAGATTGGCGAATCCGTCATGATTGGAGACCAAATCCAGGTTCAGATTCTGGGGATTGAGGGAGACCAAATTAAGTTAGGGTTTGTGGCGCCAAAGGACATTCAGATTTTAAGACAGGAGCTCTATGCGGGAATAGCCGCAGAGAATATAGCAGCGAAGGAGCAATCGAGTGTCATTCAACCAGAGCAGATTCTTAGCTTGCTTAAAAACTTTAAATTGTAA
- the fliS gene encoding flagellar export chaperone FliS → MALQNMSAYQSYQKNKYETASPHRLTLMLYNGAVQFAIRAEQSIEEGNVADTNKYIQKTQDIVYELMTSLNEREGGELAQNLKNIYLYIIDRLVQANMHKEKSNVTEVIVLLRELQSAWEQIGKEVSLG, encoded by the coding sequence ATGGCTTTACAGAATATGTCTGCTTATCAAAGCTATCAGAAGAATAAATATGAGACCGCTTCTCCCCATCGTCTTACACTAATGCTTTATAACGGTGCTGTACAATTTGCTATCCGGGCAGAACAATCAATTGAAGAAGGAAACGTAGCAGATACGAACAAATATATTCAGAAGACACAGGATATTGTCTATGAGTTAATGACTTCTTTGAACGAACGGGAAGGCGGGGAACTGGCGCAGAATCTTAAGAATATTTATCTCTATATCATAGACCGGCTGGTGCAGGCCAATATGCATAAGGAAAAGAGTAATGTTACAGAAGTCATTGTTCTATTGAGAGAATTACAATCTGCCTGGGAGCAGATCGGAAAGGAAGTTAGCCTTGGGTAA
- a CDS encoding flagellar protein FlaG, with translation MSISQIRGNDSMVKSLSESKLKESMGSNSLTTGMQTQKLDHNALTDVERQDLEEQVKKLNHSIAASGKQLQFKYNDEAAQLYVEIIDMETKEVVSSLPPEFLIDLSLKMKEMIGMFMDKKI, from the coding sequence ATGAGTATTAGCCAAATTCGTGGAAATGATTCAATGGTAAAGAGCTTAAGTGAGTCCAAATTAAAAGAAAGTATGGGCTCGAATTCCCTGACAACAGGAATGCAAACTCAGAAATTGGATCACAACGCACTCACGGATGTGGAGAGACAGGATCTCGAGGAACAAGTTAAAAAGCTGAATCATTCTATTGCTGCATCCGGCAAGCAGTTGCAATTCAAATACAATGATGAGGCAGCGCAGCTGTATGTGGAAATTATCGATATGGAGACTAAGGAAGTCGTCTCGAGTTTGCCACCCGAGTTTCTGATTGATCTCTCCTTGAAAATGAAAGAAATGATAGGAATGTTCATGGATAAGAAAATTTAA
- a CDS encoding DUF6470 family protein produces MPEIGPILSSDWGKYRPAELTVRLTSPELVTDWTSVFDDLGLKRPGSLMKEITSETKMITLQNIAAKAQEGDRIANISSGEKNVFGRIAHERYMRKGQKEVTVEALPRQGVYIDFRIYPPEIHIEARGALPK; encoded by the coding sequence ATGCCGGAGATTGGACCGATTTTATCTAGCGACTGGGGGAAGTATAGACCTGCCGAGCTTACTGTCCGCCTTACATCACCGGAGCTAGTAACGGATTGGACAAGCGTGTTCGATGATCTGGGGCTGAAGAGGCCTGGCTCACTAATGAAGGAAATCACTAGCGAGACGAAAATGATCACATTGCAGAATATTGCTGCCAAGGCACAGGAAGGCGATAGAATCGCTAACATTTCTTCTGGAGAGAAGAACGTGTTCGGGCGTATTGCACATGAGAGATACATGCGAAAAGGTCAGAAGGAAGTTACCGTTGAGGCTCTTCCGAGGCAGGGAGTTTATATAGATTTTCGCATTTACCCTCCGGAGATTCACATTGAAGCGAGAGGAGCCCTTCCGAAATGA
- the flgM gene encoding flagellar biosynthesis anti-sigma factor FlgM, with product MKINDTGRVGAINNYQRQYEAQRKGLDHKSRRKDELSISTEGMELLKAQESAQSPERMKRIEELKEQVSTGTYHVDAGKLAEKLLPYFKSYTEN from the coding sequence ATGAAAATCAATGATACCGGACGGGTAGGCGCCATAAATAACTATCAACGTCAGTACGAGGCCCAACGCAAAGGATTAGATCATAAATCGCGGCGCAAAGACGAATTATCCATCTCCACAGAAGGTATGGAGTTATTGAAAGCCCAGGAGAGCGCTCAGTCGCCGGAACGTATGAAGCGGATCGAGGAACTGAAGGAGCAGGTCTCCACAGGAACTTATCACGTCGACGCCGGCAAGCTTGCTGAGAAGCTACTTCCATACTTTAAGTCTTACACCGAGAACTAG
- the fliW gene encoding flagellar assembly protein FliW, whose amino-acid sequence MSHQGNDIGTRLIESKSYGALEVTDNQIYHLELGVIGVSSIHEYALIPLEDTPFHLLHALNEDVSFITISAYETVKDYHFEINDEVVELLQVQNPEEILVLLIVNIQEDQLYLNLKAPILLAPTSRQACQFIIHDQDLPIRHLLQRKGE is encoded by the coding sequence ATGAGTCATCAAGGGAATGATATTGGAACTAGATTGATCGAGAGCAAGTCTTACGGTGCCCTGGAGGTTACAGACAACCAGATTTATCATTTAGAACTAGGAGTTATCGGCGTTTCTTCGATTCATGAGTATGCATTGATTCCACTTGAGGACACACCATTTCATCTCTTGCATGCTCTTAATGAGGATGTCAGCTTTATCACCATATCTGCTTATGAGACAGTAAAGGATTATCATTTTGAAATTAACGACGAAGTTGTTGAACTACTGCAAGTACAGAATCCAGAGGAAATATTGGTATTATTGATCGTTAACATACAAGAAGATCAGCTCTATTTGAATCTTAAGGCGCCAATTTTGCTGGCTCCGACCTCAAGACAAGCTTGTCAGTTCATCATACATGATCAAGATCTTCCGATACGTCATCTCCTTCAACGGAAAGGAGAGTAG
- the flgK gene encoding flagellar hook-associated protein FlgK: protein MTSTFHGIETSKRALFVNTTSMQTLGHNIANAGTDGYSRQRVNQTEARPIWAMGMTKSQQPGQIGTGVEYGSITRIRDSFLDTQFRRENQYLGSWEVLNSTMVSIQNILNEPSGSGLSKVMDDFWNSWETLNSDPSLLSARVAVAGAASNLVDTLQHVGESLTNLTNDINASIDKKVQEANNIIDNIARLNVLIRDNESFGDHANDYRDQRDLLIDKLSTIVDVQYTENEVGVVSITAAGVQLLDGGDEPAAYLTAANAATATAGQLNGYNASLQETQLIRDQLNAMVSTLATGDVKVTLSNGYVTSNVMTALNDVTLSDGTVVTAGQNIPAGSQIASPMEIMVKGFNGLHELGYTLTEPTTSGIPFFVSNSGSFTIDDIKVNPEILKDTNKIAASSKFESKNGINVAIRGNSDIANTLTSLRDALFTFPSDLTSLSKGSTDDYFRALVGDLGIRASNTERNFDNQQGLADNLQIQRQSVSGVSLDEEFADMIRFQQAYNAAARNMTTVDEMLDRVINQMGVVGR, encoded by the coding sequence ATGACCTCCACTTTTCACGGAATAGAGACAAGCAAGCGCGCATTGTTCGTAAATACAACCTCCATGCAAACGCTGGGACATAATATTGCGAATGCAGGCACAGATGGCTATAGCCGCCAAAGGGTTAACCAGACAGAAGCCAGACCGATCTGGGCGATGGGAATGACCAAGAGTCAGCAACCTGGACAAATCGGTACTGGTGTAGAGTACGGAAGCATTACACGTATTCGGGACAGTTTCCTGGACACGCAGTTCCGTCGTGAGAATCAGTACTTGGGCTCTTGGGAAGTGTTGAATTCGACCATGGTGTCCATTCAGAATATTTTGAATGAGCCTTCAGGCAGCGGACTCAGTAAAGTCATGGACGATTTTTGGAATTCATGGGAGACATTGAACAGTGATCCTTCTTTGCTGAGTGCCCGTGTTGCTGTCGCAGGGGCGGCTAGTAATCTCGTGGATACACTACAGCATGTCGGTGAATCGCTGACGAATCTAACGAACGACATCAATGCAAGTATAGATAAGAAAGTGCAAGAGGCGAACAACATTATCGATAACATCGCTCGCCTGAACGTACTCATTCGCGACAATGAGAGCTTCGGCGATCACGCGAATGATTACCGGGACCAGCGGGATTTGTTGATCGATAAGCTATCTACGATTGTTGATGTTCAGTATACCGAGAACGAAGTAGGCGTCGTCAGCATCACAGCTGCAGGGGTGCAGTTGCTGGATGGAGGGGACGAACCGGCTGCGTATCTTACGGCAGCTAATGCGGCTACTGCAACAGCCGGACAATTGAACGGATATAATGCATCCCTGCAAGAGACACAATTAATCCGGGATCAGTTAAACGCTATGGTCAGCACACTTGCAACAGGTGATGTGAAAGTCACTTTAAGCAATGGGTATGTGACTTCGAATGTCATGACTGCATTGAATGATGTTACTTTGTCGGATGGTACAGTTGTAACGGCTGGACAGAATATTCCGGCCGGTTCACAAATTGCTTCGCCTATGGAGATCATGGTTAAGGGCTTCAATGGTCTGCATGAGCTCGGGTATACACTGACAGAACCAACTACTTCAGGTATTCCGTTCTTTGTATCCAATAGCGGCAGCTTTACGATTGATGATATCAAGGTAAATCCGGAGATTCTTAAGGATACGAATAAAATAGCGGCTTCGTCTAAATTTGAAAGTAAGAACGGTATAAATGTAGCGATACGCGGTAACAGTGATATTGCTAATACCTTAACAAGTTTACGTGACGCTTTGTTCACATTCCCTTCTGATCTGACTTCATTGTCCAAAGGCTCAACAGACGATTACTTCCGTGCTCTTGTCGGAGATCTGGGAATCCGGGCGAGCAACACAGAGCGTAATTTCGACAATCAGCAGGGTCTGGCTGATAATTTGCAAATTCAGAGACAATCGGTAAGCGGGGTATCGCTCGACGAGGAGTTCGCGGACATGATTCGCTTCCAGCAAGCTTATAACGCAGCTGCCCGCAATATGACGACCGTAGATGAAATGCTTGACCGAGTTATTAACCAAATGGGCGTAGTAGGCCGGTAA
- a CDS encoding ComF family protein, with protein sequence MSWKDILITPVHQWLAPTVGSCLTCGKMIRAGGCGVNGFSQICTACYKLIPWITAPRCPVCGRAVGCPDCSRTGQGARNFLLNRSAVQYNAVMREWLAQYKFRGNESLGPLLAQMMNYAMRAMIEELRVKSAAPKHPFDIITFVPVSEERMLERGFNQSRTLAYGAARGARAPVLDLLRRSRHTEKQSSRNRRQRLMDLNGVFEPLPDAVDKLEEHLLSKHLTQRPVRLLLIDDVYTTGSTMDTCALVLHNICRELGRPAEIYSLTWARS encoded by the coding sequence ATGTCTTGGAAGGACATTTTAATCACTCCGGTGCATCAATGGTTGGCTCCCACCGTTGGAAGCTGCCTGACCTGTGGGAAAATGATTCGTGCTGGAGGCTGTGGGGTCAATGGCTTTTCACAAATTTGTACTGCATGCTATAAGCTGATTCCCTGGATTACTGCACCCCGTTGTCCTGTCTGTGGAAGAGCAGTCGGATGCCCAGATTGCAGCAGAACTGGTCAGGGGGCGAGGAATTTTCTATTGAACCGGAGCGCAGTTCAATATAATGCAGTGATGCGCGAATGGCTGGCGCAATATAAGTTCAGAGGAAATGAATCGCTGGGGCCGCTGCTGGCCCAGATGATGAATTATGCGATGAGGGCTATGATCGAGGAGTTAAGAGTGAAATCTGCAGCTCCGAAGCATCCCTTCGATATAATCACATTTGTTCCTGTGAGTGAGGAACGTATGCTGGAGCGGGGCTTCAATCAATCTAGAACTTTAGCTTATGGAGCGGCAAGGGGAGCTAGAGCTCCGGTATTAGATCTGCTTAGACGTTCCCGGCATACTGAGAAACAAAGCTCCAGGAACAGAAGGCAAAGGCTGATGGATCTGAATGGAGTATTCGAACCGCTGCCCGATGCAGTAGATAAGCTAGAGGAGCATCTGCTGTCCAAGCATCTGACTCAGCGTCCCGTCCGTCTACTGTTAATTGATGACGTGTATACCACAGGAAGTACCATGGATACTTGCGCGTTGGTTCTGCACAATATTTGCCGAGAGTTAGGGCGTCCTGCTGAGATTTATAGTTTGACTTGGGCACGATCATAG
- a CDS encoding TIGR03826 family flagellar region protein, whose protein sequence is MNLGNCPRCGRLFAKNFRDLCPSCMKDIEAEYEKCLEYLREHKSATMIELSEATGVTTKQITKFIKEGRISIANNPNMMYPCEVCGVLIYEGNMCDSCRNRLARDISAAARGEEAKAANQEDRRNGGAYGVVDKFRAPER, encoded by the coding sequence ATGAATCTTGGGAATTGTCCGCGTTGTGGAAGGTTGTTTGCCAAAAATTTCAGAGACCTCTGTCCTTCTTGCATGAAAGATATTGAGGCGGAATACGAAAAATGTCTCGAATATTTGCGTGAACATAAGTCAGCCACGATGATTGAGTTATCCGAGGCTACTGGTGTCACAACCAAGCAAATTACGAAATTCATTAAAGAGGGGCGCATCTCGATTGCGAATAACCCGAATATGATGTATCCGTGTGAAGTGTGCGGAGTCTTGATCTATGAAGGCAATATGTGTGATAGCTGCCGGAACCGTCTAGCCCGTGACATAAGCGCGGCGGCCAGAGGAGAAGAGGCCAAGGCCGCTAATCAGGAGGATCGTCGTAATGGAGGCGCATATGGGGTCGTCGACAAATTTCGGGCGCCAGAACGCTGA
- a CDS encoding flagellin, producing MGMFINTNVGALNANRNLNFNNTQMGKTMEKLSSGFRINRAADDAAGLAISEKMRFQINGLTQAQRNAQDGISLIQTAEGALTEVHSMLQRLNTLANQAANGTYDKTDRAKIQLEVNELVGEISNIAGTVNFNGINLLNNSASVDFQIGSDANTTISISLKSLTPSDLGAADTAATSGASAIAGLKLSDLTVEGSGATNANAAIAAIKAAIETVSEQRATFGAVQNRLEHTVNNLGVMVENLSASESRIRDADMATEMTAFTKNQILVQAGTAMLAQANSAPQSVLKLLG from the coding sequence ATGGGAATGTTTATTAACACGAACGTTGGCGCGTTGAACGCTAACCGCAACCTGAACTTCAACAACACACAAATGGGTAAGACAATGGAGAAATTGTCTTCCGGTTTCCGTATCAACCGCGCTGCTGACGACGCTGCTGGTTTGGCAATCTCCGAGAAAATGCGTTTCCAAATCAACGGCTTGACTCAAGCACAACGCAACGCTCAAGACGGTATTTCCTTGATTCAAACAGCTGAAGGTGCGCTCACAGAAGTTCACTCCATGCTGCAACGCTTGAACACATTGGCTAACCAAGCTGCGAACGGTACTTATGACAAGACTGACCGCGCTAAGATCCAATTGGAAGTTAATGAGCTGGTTGGAGAGATCAGTAATATTGCAGGTACTGTTAACTTCAATGGCATTAATCTTCTTAATAATTCTGCATCGGTTGATTTCCAAATTGGATCTGATGCTAACACTACTATTTCTATTAGCTTAAAATCCTTGACGCCTAGTGACCTTGGTGCGGCTGATACTGCTGCTACTAGTGGTGCTTCTGCTATTGCTGGTCTTAAGTTGAGCGATCTTACAGTTGAGGGTTCAGGTGCTACTAATGCAAATGCTGCAATTGCTGCAATTAAAGCGGCAATCGAAACTGTTTCCGAACAACGCGCTACATTTGGTGCGGTCCAAAACCGTTTGGAGCACACAGTTAACAACTTGGGCGTAATGGTAGAGAATCTGTCCGCTTCCGAATCACGTATTCGTGACGCTGACATGGCAACAGAAATGACTGCATTCACGAAGAACCAAATCTTGGTGCAAGCAGGTACAGCAATGTTGGCTCAAGCTAACTCTGCTCCACAATCCGTTCTTAAATTACTCGGATAA
- the fliD gene encoding flagellar filament capping protein FliD, whose amino-acid sequence MMGVSIPGLASGLQTDTLIAKLMSIEKIPYNNLQVKKTNIDNNKSVFNNINLKLKTLRDAATSLSDLDSFKINGGTSSDPSKVAVTVGDNAISGNYTIKVSKLAKPHVVAMNAISVLGSDGKDASFDTDTYKDTIIDVNGKEIKFSDLDLKDKTTNEALAEIAKAINKSDAGVQASVIQTEPGKKSLVLTAKESGEDHKITTSVTGAGSALFTIDGNAGQSAQNAELTINGVKITSSSNTIKDAVPGMTFQLLAEDSTVNVEVKQDVDKIASKIDAFVKAYNEIIDIIKENTKKITNEKDSDGNYKDFKTNLQGDSLLRDLKNELYGIVSGVGAKNNGEGFQLLSQIGIEIDKGATTAATMTGKITFDKELFKEKMAENSAAVEELFRGDNGLGTIAKERLKDWTSVNGLIKMKMDGYESEISFINDQMENMNARLILKEEALNKKFTAMEVALTKLQNEQNWMTSQLNSLTKSKS is encoded by the coding sequence ATGATGGGAGTAAGTATACCTGGTTTGGCTTCGGGTTTGCAGACGGATACGCTAATTGCTAAACTGATGAGCATCGAGAAAATCCCGTATAACAACCTTCAAGTCAAGAAAACAAATATTGATAATAATAAATCAGTCTTTAACAATATCAATTTGAAGCTGAAGACATTGAGAGATGCAGCTACCAGTTTGTCGGATCTGGACTCCTTTAAAATAAACGGGGGTACAAGTTCCGATCCTTCCAAAGTGGCAGTAACTGTAGGCGATAATGCCATTAGTGGGAACTACACGATTAAAGTATCAAAGTTGGCTAAGCCTCATGTAGTTGCGATGAATGCGATATCTGTTCTTGGAAGCGATGGGAAAGATGCTTCCTTTGATACTGACACTTACAAGGATACAATTATCGATGTAAACGGCAAAGAGATCAAGTTCTCTGACTTGGATCTTAAAGATAAAACAACCAACGAGGCGCTGGCTGAAATTGCCAAGGCCATTAACAAATCTGACGCGGGTGTACAAGCTTCTGTGATTCAAACGGAACCGGGGAAGAAAAGCTTAGTATTAACTGCAAAAGAGTCCGGTGAGGATCATAAGATAACAACATCAGTTACAGGGGCAGGCTCTGCTCTCTTTACAATAGACGGGAACGCAGGCCAATCCGCTCAAAATGCTGAGTTAACTATTAATGGAGTGAAAATAACCAGTTCCAGTAATACAATTAAGGATGCAGTTCCTGGTATGACCTTTCAATTGCTTGCAGAGGACTCCACAGTAAATGTAGAAGTTAAGCAGGACGTTGATAAAATTGCTTCCAAAATCGATGCCTTTGTTAAGGCTTATAATGAAATTATAGATATTATTAAAGAGAACACTAAAAAAATAACGAACGAAAAAGACTCCGATGGGAATTATAAAGACTTTAAGACTAATTTACAGGGCGATTCCCTTCTTAGAGACTTGAAAAATGAATTATATGGCATTGTTAGCGGTGTAGGGGCGAAGAACAATGGTGAAGGCTTCCAATTGTTAAGTCAAATCGGAATTGAAATTGATAAAGGCGCCACTACGGCTGCTACTATGACAGGTAAAATTACTTTCGATAAAGAGCTGTTTAAAGAAAAAATGGCGGAAAACTCTGCTGCAGTTGAAGAACTGTTTCGTGGTGATAATGGCTTAGGTACAATTGCCAAGGAACGTCTGAAGGATTGGACAAGTGTAAACGGCTTAATAAAGATGAAAATGGACGGTTACGAGAGCGAAATTAGTTTTATTAATGATCAAATGGAAAATATGAATGCAAGATTAATTCTTAAGGAAGAAGCCCTGAACAAGAAATTCACAGCGATGGAAGTGGCTTTAACGAAATTACAGAATGAACAGAATTGGATGACATCTCAGCTCAATTCCCTTACAAAATCCAAATCTTAA